Proteins co-encoded in one Stomoxys calcitrans chromosome 5, idStoCalc2.1, whole genome shotgun sequence genomic window:
- the LOC131997736 gene encoding uncharacterized protein LOC131997736 — MFYSSVVKLLNSRKNTKFFSKKERTKELNQKLKRNSTNKQSNMDTFNQFVESEFGATEEHGIRANNNIDDSCSANEAHQERHGRESSKRFPDHPAARNENEVFDCDCGANGDNGGLGGTSCVEGKYCKMCSFQLCLNMYLVCKKK, encoded by the exons atgtTTTATAGTTCAGTTGTCAAACTTTTGAATTCAAgaaagaacacaaaatttttttcaaaaaaggaaagaaCAAAAGAATTAAATCAAAAACTGAAAAGAAactcaacaaacaaacaatcaaatatGGATACATTCAACCAATTCGTGGAGTCCGAATTTGGAGCAACCGAGGAACATGGAATTCGTGCAAATAACAACATTGACG ATTCTTGTTCTGCGAATGAGGCCCATCAAGAACGGCACGGAAGAGAGTCGTCAAAACGTTTTCCTGACCATCCCGCGGCAAGAAACGAAAATGAAGTCTTTGATTGTGATTGCGGGGCGAATGGGGACAATGGTGGATTGGGAGGAACTAGTTGCGTTGAGGGTAAGTATTGCAAAATGTGTTCATTTCAATTGTGTTTAAATATGTATCtcgtttgtaaaaaaaaataa
- the LOC131997735 gene encoding uncharacterized protein LOC131997735 encodes MFYSSVVKLLNSRKNTKIFSKKERTKELNQKLKRNSTNKQSNMDTFNQFVESEFGATEEHGIRANNNIDDSCSANEAHQERHGRESSKRFPDHPAARNENEVFDCDCGANGDNGGLGGTSCVEGKYCKMCSFQLCLNMYLVCKKK; translated from the exons atgtTTTATAGTTCAGTTGTCAAACTTTTGAATTCAAGAAagaacacaaaaattttttcaaaaaaggaaagaaCAAAAGAATTAAATCAAAAACTGAAAAGAAactcaacaaacaaacaatcaaatatGGATACATTCAACCAATTCGTGGAGTCCGAATTTGGAGCAACCGAGGAACATGGAATTCGTGCAAATAACAACATTGACG ATTCTTGTTCTGCGAATGAGGCCCATCAAGAACGGCACGGAAGAGAGTCGTCAAAACGTTTTCCTGACCATCCCGCGGCAAGAAACGAAAATGAAGTCTTTGATTGTGATTGCGGGGCGAATGGGGACAATGGTGGATTGGGAGGAACTAGTTGCGTTGAGGGTAAGTATTGCAAAATGTGTTCATTTCAATTGTGTTTAAATATGTATCtcgtttgtaaaaaaaaataa